In Rhododendron vialii isolate Sample 1 chromosome 9a, ASM3025357v1, the following are encoded in one genomic region:
- the LOC131301451 gene encoding probable inactive receptor kinase At5g58300, producing MKLQSFPVVISLLVLLHILSPTSGDLDSDRQALLHFASAVPHVRKLNWNSNASVCTSWIGITCSDDGTRVTAIHLPGFGLSGPIPGNSIGKLDALRVLSLRSNYLNGNLPSDIPSIPSLQSLYLQHNNFSGMIPTNLSTKLNVLDLSFNSFRGNISLTDENLPRLTVLNLQFNSFSGGIPDLNLPRLKLLNLSHNMLNGSIPTRLRKFPISSFLGNSLLCGPPLTDCSVSSPSPSPIYFPSPPTIPPKQEGGKSKKLGAAAIIPIAIGGSSFLILLVLVFFFCCLKKKTSNGSRSLKAKATNGGRSAKPEDFGSGVQEAEKNKLVFFEGCSFNFDLEDLLRASAEVLGKGSYGTAYKAVLDEGVMVVVKRLREVGVAKREFEQQMEVVGRVGQHPNIVPLRAYYFSKDEKLLVCDHYPTGSLSALLHGNRGTGRVPLDWDARVKISLGTAKGIAHIHSEGGAKFTHGNIKASNVLLTQDLTGRVSDYGLTSVTNILSTRGIGYRAPEVIETRKVTQKSDVYSFGVLLLEMLTGRSPLKSSGHDDVVDLPRWVRSVVREEWTAEVFDPDLMRFQNVEEEMVQMLQIALACVTKAPDMRPTMDEVVRMIEEIRQSELDNRPSSDDNRSKDSNVNTP from the exons ATGAAGCTCCAGTCATTTCCAGTGGTTATTTCCCTTTTAGTCCTACTGCATATTCTTTCACCAACCAGCGGTGACCTAGACTCTGATAGACAGGCCCTACTTCATTTCGCTTCTGCTGTTCCACATGTTCGGAAACTCAACTGGAACTCTAATGCCTCAGTCTGCACTTCTTGGATCGGCATCACCTGCAGTGATGATGGAACAAGAGTGACTGCCATTCATCTCCCAGGTTTCGGATTATCGGGCCCCATCCCAGGCAATAGCATTGGAAAGCTAGATGCTCTTCGAGTCCTCAGCCTCCGATCCAATTACctcaatggaaatctcccttCAGATATCCCCTCCATCCCTTCCCTCCAATCGCTTTATCTTCAGCACAATAACTTCTCTGGGATGATACCCACTAATCTTTCCACCAAACTCAATGTACTCGATTTGTCCTTCAACTCCTTTCGTGGTAATATTTCACTCACAGATGAGAACTTACCACGACTCACTGTGTTGAACCTCCAGTTCAATTCATTCTCTGGTGGAATTCCTGACCTCAACCTCCCAAGGCTCAAGCTACTAAATTTGAGCCACAATATGCTGAATGGCTCAATTCCCACGAGACTCCGGAAATttccaatttcttcttttttggggaaCTCTCTTTTATGTGGACCTCCCTTGACTGATTGCTCTGTGAGCTCCCCTTCTCCTTCTCCAATTTACTTTCCATCCCCACCAACTATCCCTCCAAAGCAAGAAGGTGGTAAAAGTAAGAAGCTTGGGGCAGCTGCTATCATTCCCATTGCTATTGGGGGCTCTTcgtttttaattcttctagtttTAGTGTTCTTTTTCTGctgtttgaaaaagaaaaccagCAACGGCAGTAGGTCATTGAAGGCAAAGGCTACCAACGGGGGGAGAAGTGCGAAGCCTGAGGACTTTGGAAGTGGGGTCCAAGAAGCTGAGAAGAACAAGTTAGTCTTCTTCGAAGGatgttcttttaattttgatcTGGAGGATTTATTGAGGGCTTCAGCTGAAGTTCTGGGGAAGGGAAGTTATGGAACAGCCTATAAAGCTGTTCTAGATGAAGGGGTAATGGTTGTGGTGAAAAGATTGAGGGAAGTTGGGGTTGCAAAGAGGGAGTTCGAACAGCAAATGGAGGTTGTAGGGAGGGTGGGACAGCACCCTAATATCGTGCCGCTCCGTGCTTATTACTTTTCCAAGGACGAGAAACTACTAGTCTGTGATCACTATCCAACAGGGAGCTTGTCTGCTCTATTGCATG GAAACAGGGGCACAGGGAGAGTTCCACTGGACTGGGACGCTCGCGTGAAGATCTCACTTGGAACAGCAAAGGGAATTGCCCACATCCATTCTGAGGGCGGTGCTAAGTTCACCCATGGAAACATCAAGGCCTCAAATGTACTCCTCACCCAAGATCTTACTGGTCGCGTTTCCGATTATGGTTTGACTTCTGTAACAAACATCCTATCAACTAGAGGTATCGGATACCGGGCTCCAGAGGTGATCGAAACCCGAAAAGTAACACAAAAATCTGACGTTTACAGCTTTGGTGTCCTCCTCCTTGAGATGTTGACGGGAAGGTCCCCACTCAAGTCTTCGGGTCACGATGACGTGGTTGATCTCCCGAGGTGGGTCCGGTCCGTTGTGAGGGAGGAATGGACTGCTGAGGTTTTCGATCCAGACCTAATGAGGTTCCAGAATGTTGAAGAAGAGATGGTGCAAATGCTTCAGATTGCGCTCGCTTGTGTTACAAAGGCACCGGACATGCGGCCCACAATGGATGAGGTGGTTCGGATGATAGAGGAAATCCGGCAGTCGGAATTGGATAACCGGCCTTCGTCAGACGATAACAGGTCCAAGGATTCTAATGTGAATACCCCTTGA
- the LOC131301659 gene encoding mediator of RNA polymerase II transcription subunit 28-like, with protein sequence MIACVMALEAALLPCLPARELQAIDRSPHPSHQIDVERHARDFMEAAKKLQLYFVGLERDDQPTKAETLRKEIAVMEEELKIKSELIKKQERLIQGWRKELKDQLDKHNTELERV encoded by the exons ATGATTGCTTGCGTGATGGCTTTGGAGGCTGCTTTGCTTCCGTGCTTGCCCGCAAGAGAGCTCCAAGCAATTGACCGTTCTCCCCACCCGTCTCATCAAA TTGATGTTGAGAGACATGCCAGAGACTTCATGGAGGCTGCCAAAAAACTTCAACTCTATTTTGTTGGTCTGGAACGTGATGATCAGCCCACAAAGGCAGAAACCCTTCGAAAG GAAATTgctgtgatggaagaagaaTTGAAGATCAAGTCTGAACTTATCAAGAAGCAAGAAAGACTGATCCAAGGGTGGAGAAAGGAGTTGAAAGACCAGCTAGACAAACACAATACCGAGTTAGAGAGGGTGTGA
- the LOC131300746 gene encoding protein ENHANCED DISEASE RESISTANCE 4-like — protein MTGPLSTKVRLVRCPKCRQVLQESANVPVYRCGGCDTVLQAKKRKNDSKDTDLHIPDPNMVKKNELDQDSEGKAAQSLSKDDKEAPTLSKEETLSSSGELALDKNNGNDDKETEDNNMNQSGLAPHRNEESSPDTGVDQDNTIQYNGGDPNVPVQSNGKQIGGVNILDEVASPKEPNHHKGAESEVDKRRNCLEEENGGVNFTDEVAPSTELNHLGSGESSSVAGAHSEVDENKNCLEVDEGRNQNEYGICNGKQTGGVNIYDEVVSSTELNDNEIKVSSPVVRSQAHVEANEHGICNGKQTGGVNMSDEVVSSTELNDNEVELSSPVVTAHSEANGHKTCMEQNRGRNQCEYGDFKLDCSKNTKSSGEISSSADLTCQEIEESTPVIETNAQLDENSKSPMSVDPSQNRKLTGFDHVSSVDTSENIAIADYSSEFSVTHRDMPNFPTTSNYVYEGSVSSSDGSDDQVPEPYLHLFKRKEKKAESPLAKAMHKRDEVMNKITSYPEMEREAWNCSSIPSEKKHYTLKGKWHQDELMEPMRHGPLVRSKMGFESGGYPPRVPFYSRGSQVSYEKGGPSNYRREELQYRTSLHSPNKPEKNHEEEKMELLKRVIELQDQLNRTRNSQGVGPEVDMCPRSCHQGRRWPHQNRTSRIPFSAEAKMSRYQVDKSCFHCCPHDRMSSAPLRPHLFCNTSQYIAHQSPRYSSLYSSTLPSPQYHTSSEFSLRSYDPNSDDRELKKYYRERNHLKRHVRPVAGGAPFVICYRCSELLQLPLDFLMPKKRFHKLMCSACSNTLKFSLEDRTRLFPYADDYTPDAVAPPPSEVDDYGPSLGKSCSTEGEPFSAGLPFQALKRDSYGRKLSSGSSFEPMGERARGPVFKEFENENKNPVEMLAAAGPSKMDRAGKASSEIAELRPLSTSPLHKLMGYTSPSQVMDR, from the exons ATGACTGGTCCCTTGTCGACTAAAGTACGACTGGTCAGATGTCCTAAATGCCGTCAGGTTCTCCAAGAGTCGGCAAACGTTCCCGTGTACAGGTGTGGAGGATGCGACACAGTTCTCCAAG CCAAAAAACGCAAAAATGACTCCAAGGATACAGATTTGCACATACCAGACCCGAATATGGTGAAGAAAAACGAGTTAGATCAGGATTCTGAAGGCAAAGCAGCTCAAAGCTTAAGTAAAGACGACAAAGAAGCTCCAACCTTAAGTAAAGAGGAAACGCTTTCTTCCTCAGGAGAACTGGCATTGGACAAAAACAATGGGAATGATGATAAGGAAACTGAGGATAACAACATGAATCAGTCTGGTCTCGCACCCCACAGAAATGAAGAGTCGTCGCCAGATACAGGAGTCGATCAAGacaatacaatacaatacaatgGAGGGGATCCAAATGTACCTGTACAAAGCAATGGAAAGCAAATTGGAGGTGTAAACATATTGGATGAAGTTGCCTCACCAAAAGAGCCTAATCATCACAAGGGTGCCGAAAGTGAAGTGGATAAACGTAGGAATTgtttggaagaagaaaatggggGTGTAAACTTTACAGATGAAGTTGCTCCATCAACTGAGCTTAACCATCTTGGCAGTGGGGAATCATCATCAGTTGCTGGAGCTCATAGTGAAGTGGATGAAAATAAGAATTGTTTGGAAGTAGATGAAGGAAGGAATCAAAATGAATATGGGATTTGCAATGGGAAGCAGACTGGAGGTGTAAACATTTACGATGAAGTTGTTTCATCAACTGAGCTTAACGATAATGAGATCAAAGTGTCATCCCCAGTTGTTAGATCTCAAGCTCATGTTGAAGCAAACGAACATGGGATTTGCAATGGGAAGCAGACTGGAGGTGTAAACATGTCCGATGAAGTTGTTTCATCAACTGAGCTTAATGATAATGAGGTCGAATTGTCATCCCCGGTTGTTACAGCTCATAGTGAAGCAAACGGACACAAAACGTGTATGGAACAAAATCGTGGAAGGAATCAGTGTGAATATGGAGATTTCAAGCTGGATTGTTCTAAGAATACAAAATCTTCAGGTGAAATTTCTTCCTCTGCTGACCTTACTTGTCAGGAAATTGAAGAGTCAACTCCTGTGATTGAGACAAATGCACAATTGGATGAGAATTCTAAGAGTCCTATGTCTGTGGACCCGTCTCAGAATAGAAAACTCACTGGTTTTGACCATGTAAGCTCTGTGGACACATCGGAAAATATTGCAATAGCTGACTATAGCTCTGAGTTCAGTGTCACACACAGAGACATGCCTAATTTTCCCACTACCAGCAATTATGTTTACGAGGGTAGTGTCTCTTCCTCTGATGGAAGTGATGATCAAGTCCCTGAGCCATATCTACACCtgtttaaaagaaaagaaaagaaggcagAGTCTCCCCTTGCGAAAGCAATGCACAAAAGGGATGAGGTCATGAACAAAATTACAAGTTATCCAGAAATGGAACGTGAAGCTTGGAACTGCTCTTCGATTCCATCCGAAAAGAAGCATTATACCTTGAAAGGCAAATGGCATCAAGATGAGTTGATGGAACCCATGAGACATGGCCCACTGGTTAGGAGCAAAATGGGATTTGAGTCAGGTGGATATCCACCTAGGGTACCCTTCTACTCTAGGGGTTCTCAAGTTAGCTATGAAAAAGGCGGTCCTTCAAATTATAGGCGGGAAGAACTTCAATATCGGACTAGTTTACATTCGCCAAACAAGCCTGAGAAGAACCATGAAGAGGAGAAAATGGAACTGCTGAAAAGGGTTATTGAATTACAAGATCAGCTCAACAGAACACGCAATTCTCAAGGCGTAGGACCAGAGGTGGACATGTGCCCCAGAAGTTGCCATCAGGGGAGAAGATGGCCCCACCAAAATCGAACCTCACGAATACCCTTTTCGGCTGAGGCCAAAATGAGTAGATACCAAGTTGATAAGTCCTGCTTCCATTGTTGCCCTCATGATCGGATGTCCTCAGCTCCACTGCGTCCACATCTTTTCTGTAACACAAGCCAATATATAGCCCACCAGAGCCCCAGATATTCCAGTCTTTACTCCTCTACTCTCCCTAGCCCCCAATACCATACAAGTTCTGAATTTTCCTTACGAAGTTATGATCCAAATTCTGATGATCGTGAACTGAAGAAATATTATAGGGAGAGAAACCACTTAAAGAGACATGTTCGACCTGTGGCGGGTGGGGCCCCTTTCGTTATCTGTTATCGTTGCTCGGAGCTGCTCCAGCTGCCTTTAGATTTCCTGATGCCGAAAAAGAGATTCCATAAGCTTATGTGCAGTGCTTGTTCAAATACCTTGAAGTTTTCACTTGAAGACAGGACACGTTTATTCCCTTATGCAGATGATTATACCCCGGATGCTGTAGCCCCACCACCGAGTGAGGTTGATGATTATGGACCCTCATTGGGTAAGAGTTGTTCTACTGAAGGGGAGCCATTCTCTGCTGGGCTTCCATTTCAAGCCCTCAAAAGGGATTCTTATGGAAGAAAGTTATCATCTGGGAGTTCTTTCGAGCCTATGGGAGAGAGAGCAAGGGGCCCTGTTTTCAAGGAGTTTGAAAACGAAAACAAGAATCCAGTGGAAATGCTTGCTGCAGCTGGGCCTTCAAAGATGGACAGAGCAGGGAAAGCATCATCAGAAATTGCAGAATTGCGACCGTTATCAACTTCACCACTTCATAAGCTCATGGGGTATACTTCTCCAAGTCAAGTGATGGATAGGTGA
- the LOC131301512 gene encoding rhodanese-like domain-containing protein 7, which yields MWVTGRETYASMQSQPLIRCKVAAASFASLKMLSSSSTLKSPNPSFHCTTIATSIVTPKTPNLTLSSNHTISLSNPRFSPQSMTPVKCFSATVNPIAGFKTPESRDAESEASESTQQPLVVVSFYKFADFPDHADLRKPLKDLCQKLRVSGGIILAPEGINGSICGTRESVEEVMEFIQIDKRLKGLRRVESPVSPEEEAIHHGHSSSSPLAAGEDTPFRWDHVRVKLKKEIVSLGMPAVSPIERVGKYVNPKDWNMLISDPDTVVIDVRNDYETRIGRFKGAVDPCTTAFRKFPSWVDDQFQHGELEAQLECDDLDESKHPNLENQGRKAPPRVAMYCTGGIRCEKASSFLLGKGFKEVYHLEGGILKYLEEVPKTESLWEGECFVFDKRVSVDHGLVQGTFKLCYGCKQPVSDADMEAPEWERGVTCPYCYSSKSEEEKERARARQRQFQTWGIIGGPDKGRRPTKTSDDISRVTPMSKSL from the exons ATGTGGGTGACAGGAAGAGAAACATATGCCTCGATGCAATCCCAGCCATTGATTCGGTGCAAAGTCGCAGCAGCTTCATTCGCCTCACTGAAAATGCTATCGTCCTCATCAACCCTAAAAAGCCCTAACCCTAGCTTCCACTGCACTACCATAGCCACCTCAATTGTAACTCCTAAAACCCCAAACCTCACCCTTTCTTCAAACCatactatctctctctccaacccaCGCTTCTCTCCTCAGAGCATGACCCCCGTCAAGTGCTTCTCTGCAACTGTTAACCCCATCGCCGGTTTCAAAACACCCGAGTCGAGAGACGCGGAGAGCGAGGCGAGTGAGTCGACTCAACAGCCTCTCGTGGTGGTATCCTTTTACAAGTTCGCTGATTTCCCTGACCACGCTGATTTGAGGAAACCTCTGAAGGACCTCTGTCAGAAATTG CGTGTTTCAGGTGGTATAATTCTTGCTCCAGAAGGTATTAATGGCAGCATATGTGGGACCCGTGAGTCAGTGGAGGAAGTTATGGAATTCATTCAGATTGATAAAAGGCTCAAGGGGCTCAGACGAGTGGAGTCACCTGTTAGCCCTGAGGAAGAAGCTATACATCATGGACACAGTAGCAGTTCTCCTCTTGCAGCAGGCGAAGATACACCCTTTCGATGGGATCATGTGAGGGTCAAATTGAAGAAAGAG ATTGTTTCTCTGGGCATGCCTGCTGTATCACCAATTGAAAGAGTGGGAAAATATGTCAACCCAAAGGATTGGAATATGCTGATTAGTGACCCAGATACG GTGGTGATTGATGTGCGCAACGACTATGAAACTAGAATTGGGAGGTTCAAAGGAGCAGTTGATCCGTGTACAACAGCTTTCCGGAAGTTCCCATCTTGGGTTGACGATCAGTTCCAACATGGTGAACTAGAAGCTCAGTTGGAGTGTGATGATTTAGATGAAAGCAAACATCCTAATCTAGAGAATCAAGGACGGAAAGCGCCACCCCGGGTTGCAATGTATTGCACAGGAGGGATCCGATGTGAGAAAGCTTCAAGTTTTCTCCTCGGCAAAGGTTTCAAAGAG GTTTATCATCTCGAAGGCGGTATTCTTAAATACCTGGAGGAAGTCCCAAAGACAGAGAGCCTATGGGAGGGGGAGTGCTTTGTGTTTGACAAGCGAGTCTCGGTTGACCACGGATTGGTACAAGGAACATTCAAGCTCTGCTACGGGTGCAAGCAACCGGTGAGCGATGCTGACATGGAAGCTCCAGAGTGGGAGCGCGGAGTTACTTGCCCATACTGTTACTCTTCAAAATCtgaagaggagaaagagagggcAAGAGCTAGACAAAGGCAGTTTCAGACGTGGGGCATTATTGGTGGTCCGGACAAGGGTCGTCGGCCAACAAAAACAAGTGATGACATTTCTCGTGTCACCCCGATGTCTAAATCCCTGTAG